The Dasypus novemcinctus isolate mDasNov1 chromosome 2, mDasNov1.1.hap2, whole genome shotgun sequence genome contains the following window.
TGAAGTTTGGCCTGAAACTATATttcagaggtttttttttgttttttttgctcttCAGCAGTGAATTCATTGATTcagcaaaaaataaattatgtgtGCTGAGAGTGAGCGGAAGATGTGCCTCTGTTCTCTGCGTCCCTCCAAGGAAagaaccaccccccccccaactgCCCTTTTCTATGAACTCCTGCCAAGGTCTCAGCAGGACCCAGAGGAGAGCAGGAAgcccaccccctgcccacccTGAGGTGGAGAGGCCTGTGAGCTCTGGCCATAGCAGAGACGGTTCTAGTCTCTGCCTGGCCGGAGGGCCAAATCTGATGACCATGttcggcctcagtttcctcctctgcaaatCGGAGGGGATATGCTGGTCCAGGCGGGCGAGTGGCAGGAGCTTTTCTCCTTCCCTGTTTCAGGAAGGCCGTCTGTGGGAAAGCCATCCCAGGCCCTGGTGAGCCACAGGAAGGAGATGCAGCTGCTGTTGGCCCTGCTGGGGCTCCTGCTGGGGGCGCCCAGGGCCCCAGCCTTGTCCTTGGAAGCCTCTGAGGAAGTGGAGCTGGGTATGACGGCCCCCTGAGTGGGAGAGGGCGGCTGGGGGTGGAAACAGCAGGAGGGGGCGGCTGGCTGAGGTAGTCAGGGAGGATCCTGGCCCGGCCCTGCGGGGGGGGGCGGCAGCAGGGCAGGACCCAGGCGCTGAGACTCGGTATCTGGCTCCCAGCAAGTGCCCACCTATCTCTGTGTCCGAGAGAGAGGCCTGGCTTTGCAGGGGGAAGCGCTGCGAGCTGGTGGTGAGCCCCTTGGCTGAGGGTGTACTGTGTGTGTGCTCGACGCAGAGGGCTTGGGAGGCCCAGGTGGCACGCGTGCTAGACGCAGTGTGAGCGTGATGGGCCCCGCGTGGGGCACCTCCGGCCTGTGCCGCGGGCGTGTCTGGGTCAGAGGCATGCCCAGCATGCGTGGGATGTGCGGTGTGGGAGTGACGTGGCCCCGGAGGCGTGGCGTTGGCCCTGCGCGCGGCGTCCGCGGCATCTGCAGCATGCGGCTGTGTGCGCGTGCGCACTCGCGTTGCGGGGGCGCCTGGGGGTCCTGCGTGGGCCGCATGTTCTCCGTGCTGGCTCCGCCGGGACCGTGGGGCTCTCTGACCTCTGCCCTTGACCCACagagccctgcctggcccctggccccgAGCGGCAGGAGCAGGAGCTGACCGTGGCCCTCGGACAGCCCGTGCGCCTCTGCTGTGGGCGGGCCGAGCGTGGCGGCCACTGGTACCACGAGGGCGTCCGCCTGGCAGCTGCCGGCCGGGTTCGGAGCTGGAGGGGCCGTTTGGAGATTGCCAGCTTCCTCCCCAAGGATGCTGGCCGCTACCTCTGCCTGGCACGAGGCTCCATGCTGCTCCTACACAATCTCACCCTGGTTGTGGCTGGTAAGAGGGTCTGGGGTAAGAGGGCTGGTAAGAGGTGCACCCCCTCTCCTGGACCTCAGACACCCCCCTCTGTCCCTGACCTAGACCCCTTGACCTCCAGCAATGACGATGAGGACCCGAGCGCCCTCAGGGGGCTCTCGGATGGGCACGAGTACCCCCAGCAAGGTTGGTACGAGACCCCAAGGACTTAGGTCTCCCCCGCCCCACCTGATCACGGTGTGGGCGGCTGCAGGTGGCCGTCCTGGGGACCCTATGCCCTCCCGTCCCTCCCTTCCAGCGCCCTACTGGACGCATCCCCAGCGCATGGAGAAGAAACTGCACGCGGTGCCAGCAGGGAACACTGTCAAGTTCCGCTGCCCGGCTGCGGGCAACCCCACGCCCACCATCCGCTGGCTCAAGGATGGAGAGGACTTCCATGGGGAGCAGCGCATTGGAGGCATTCGGGTGAGCCTCCACCTCCCAAGAGCACCTGCGCCCTCATTTCCATCCCCCCGCCTGCACCCCTCATACCTACAACTCACCTACAGTGCCTTCTCTAATGGCGAAGGCAGCTGCAGGGCCCCAGAAAGAGCCCAAGACAGTGGACCGGAGCCCTGAATTCAAGTTTCCCTTCTGCCACTCACTGGCGAGTGGCTTAACCTCTCAGCCTTGGTGACTTCCATTTGTAAAAGGGAAAGAAGCACTGACTGATGGGTACCAAGAAGCTTTCCCAGCTCTCGTTCTCTTAATGAGACCCCGAAGGGTTGGCTCCAGATTCTCGTGAGGAAGCTGAGGATCAGAGAGGTCAAAGACTGGCTCAAGATTGCacagtgagggagagagaaaactcaAAAagactcaaacccagggccctgaGTTCTTGGAGCCGACCCCTTTGTTTCAAGGTCCCTGGCCTTGGCCTGGCTGGGCCTGGAGAGCTAGAGAAGAGCCCGGTGGGCAGGATCTAGCCTCCCCATGCCCCGGATGTGCCTGGTCCCGTGGCCCCTCTGGAcacttcccctgcccccagctgCGCCACCAGCACTGGAGCCTGGTGATGGAAAGCGTGGTGCCTTCAGACCGCGGCACGTACACCTGCCTCGTGGAGAACTCCGTGGGCAGCATCCGCTACAGCTACCTGCTGGATGTGCTGGGTGAGCGGACGGGCAGGGGAGACAGCCGAGAGTGGCTGGAGGCCTGACTCGGGCTCAGTCCTGCCCTCAGGTAGGACCCAATTTGGCAGGTGCGATGGACTCAGCCTTCGCTGATTCACGCAACTGAGAGTGGCCAGATGGGTCAGAGGGAAGCGCAGTGGGCAGTGCGGGCTTGAGGAGCGGGAGTCTGCTGAGAAAGGTATCGGGCGCAGGCTGAGGGCAGGCACCCAGCGTGAAGAGCGCGGCGCATTGGCGAGGAGGGGTATGGTGTCTAAGAGGGGAGCCAGgccgtggggggtgggggcggtttAAATGCCAGGCGGAGAAGTTGGCCTTTCCCTCCAGGGcactggggagccatggaagCTTTAAGCAAGGGGGTGGAGGAGATCTGAGCTGCCTGCCGGAAAGGTCCCTCCAGTCATTCGGgggaggctggagggaggggaaCGGGTGCCTCCGTGGATGCCACTGGTCAGGGCTgacggcccggcccggcccccagAGCGGTCCCCGCACCGGCCCATCCTGCAGGCAGGGCTCCCGGCCAACACCACCGCCGTCGCGGGCAGCGATGTGGAACTGCTGTGCAAGGTGTACAGCGACGCGCAGCCCCACATCCAGTGGCTGAAACACATTGTCATCAACGGCAGCAGCTTCGGGGCAGACGGCTTCCCCTACGTGCAAGTCCTGAAGGTccagctccccccccccaccctgggcgTGCCCCTGGCTCCCCTGCCGGCCACGGGGTCACGCCTGAAGTGTGTCCCCCGCTCCCAGACGGCAGATATCAATAGCTCAGAGGTGGAGGTCCTGTACCTGCGGAACGTGTCGGCCGAGGACGCAGGCGAGTACACCTGCCTGGCGGGCAACTCCATCGGCCTGTCCTACCAGTCGGCCTGGCTCACGGTGCTGCCAGGTGGGCCCCTGGGGGGCTGGCGGGTGGGGGGCAAGGAAAGGCTGCTCTGCAGGGCAGCGGGATCTGGCATGTGGGGTCTGGGTTTCGGACGCGGCGTGTGTCATCTTGGGTTGGATTCTCTCCGTGGCGATCCCTCTGCGCACGTCCAGTGCCCGCAGGGTAGAGGTGTAGCTTTCGCTGTGTGCGCGTGCGCCTGtgtgctgggagctgggagcGTCTGGGTTCACAGGGATGGGGCAGGCTGGTCTGGCCGCCGATCACTCAGTTTGTCTGTCTGTGTGCGTGTCCACCCGCGGGGGCAGAGGAGGACCTCGTGTGGACGGCGGCGGCGCCCGAGGCCAGGTACACGGACGTCATCCTCTACGTGTCGGGCGCCCTGGCCCTGGCGGTGTTCCTGCTGCTGGCGGGGCTCTATCGCCGGCAGGTGCTCCACGGCCGGGCCCCGCGCCAGCCCGCCGCCGTGCAGAAGCTGTCCCGCTTCCCCCTGGCCCGACAGGTACCGTGCCCGGTGCCCCCGAGGGACCCTCAGCCTGCCTTCCCGCCGCAGCCCGACGCCGGCGAGCGCGGTCTGCCTGCCCCCTTTTGCAGTTCTCCTTGGAGTCCGGCTCCTCGGGCAAGTCGAGCTCGTCCCTGGTGCGGGGCGTCCGCCTGTCCTCCAGCGGCCCCCCCTTGCTGGCTGGTCTCGTGAGTCTGGACCTCCCTCTGGACCCGCTGTGGGAGTTTCCCCGAGACAGGTAGGCTGAGCGGGAGCGGGGTTGGGGTTGCGGGCTCCACCCGGGGGGGACCCGGCCCCGTGCGGGCGGGAGGCGGAGGCGTCTGCGTTCAGGTCTCGGCTTCCTTGCTCTCCAGGCTGGTGCTGGGGAAGCCTCTGGGCGAGGGCTGCTTTGGGCAGGTGGTGCGGGCCGAGGCCTTCGGCGTGGACCCCGCCCAGCCTGACCGCGCCAGCACGGTGGCCGTCAAAATGCTCAAAGGTGGGTGTGGCGGCCTGCGGGGGCGCCGGGCGCTAGGACGGGCGGAAGGG
Protein-coding sequences here:
- the FGFR4 gene encoding fibroblast growth factor receptor 4 isoform X1, with the protein product MLELVPSPLVPAALTALGPRSAAAGRPSVGKPSQALVSHRKEMQLLLALLGLLLGAPRAPALSLEASEEVELEPCLAPGPERQEQELTVALGQPVRLCCGRAERGGHWYHEGVRLAAAGRVRSWRGRLEIASFLPKDAGRYLCLARGSMLLLHNLTLVVADPLTSSNDDEDPSALRGLSDGHEYPQQAPYWTHPQRMEKKLHAVPAGNTVKFRCPAAGNPTPTIRWLKDGEDFHGEQRIGGIRLRHQHWSLVMESVVPSDRGTYTCLVENSVGSIRYSYLLDVLERSPHRPILQAGLPANTTAVAGSDVELLCKVYSDAQPHIQWLKHIVINGSSFGADGFPYVQVLKTADINSSEVEVLYLRNVSAEDAGEYTCLAGNSIGLSYQSAWLTVLPEEDLVWTAAAPEARYTDVILYVSGALALAVFLLLAGLYRRQVLHGRAPRQPAAVQKLSRFPLARQFSLESGSSGKSSSSLVRGVRLSSSGPPLLAGLVSLDLPLDPLWEFPRDRLVLGKPLGEGCFGQVVRAEAFGVDPAQPDRASTVAVKMLKDNASDKDLADLVSEMEVMKLIGRHKNIINLLGVCTQEGPLYVIVECAAKGNLREFLRARRPPGPDLSPDGPRSSEGPLPFPALVSCAYQVARGMQYLESRKCIHRDLAARNVLVTEDNVMKIADFGLARGVHHIDYYKKTSNGRLPVKWMAPEALFDRVYTHQSDVWSFGILLWEIFTLGGSPYPGIPVEELFSLLREGHRMDRPPQCPPELYGLMRECWHAAPSQRPTFKQLVEALDKVLLAVSEEYLDLRLTFGPYSPAGEDVSSTCSSSDSVFSHDPLLQGPSSFPFPGVQT
- the FGFR4 gene encoding fibroblast growth factor receptor 4 isoform X2; amino-acid sequence: MQLLLALLGLLLGAPRAPALSLEASEEVELEPCLAPGPERQEQELTVALGQPVRLCCGRAERGGHWYHEGVRLAAAGRVRSWRGRLEIASFLPKDAGRYLCLARGSMLLLHNLTLVVADPLTSSNDDEDPSALRGLSDGHEYPQQAPYWTHPQRMEKKLHAVPAGNTVKFRCPAAGNPTPTIRWLKDGEDFHGEQRIGGIRLRHQHWSLVMESVVPSDRGTYTCLVENSVGSIRYSYLLDVLERSPHRPILQAGLPANTTAVAGSDVELLCKVYSDAQPHIQWLKHIVINGSSFGADGFPYVQVLKTADINSSEVEVLYLRNVSAEDAGEYTCLAGNSIGLSYQSAWLTVLPEEDLVWTAAAPEARYTDVILYVSGALALAVFLLLAGLYRRQVLHGRAPRQPAAVQKLSRFPLARQFSLESGSSGKSSSSLVRGVRLSSSGPPLLAGLVSLDLPLDPLWEFPRDRLVLGKPLGEGCFGQVVRAEAFGVDPAQPDRASTVAVKMLKDNASDKDLADLVSEMEVMKLIGRHKNIINLLGVCTQEGPLYVIVECAAKGNLREFLRARRPPGPDLSPDGPRSSEGPLPFPALVSCAYQVARGMQYLESRKCIHRDLAARNVLVTEDNVMKIADFGLARGVHHIDYYKKTSNGRLPVKWMAPEALFDRVYTHQSDVWSFGILLWEIFTLGGSPYPGIPVEELFSLLREGHRMDRPPQCPPELYGLMRECWHAAPSQRPTFKQLVEALDKVLLAVSEEYLDLRLTFGPYSPAGEDVSSTCSSSDSVFSHDPLLQGPSSFPFPGVQT